One window of the Candidatus Chryseobacterium colombiense genome contains the following:
- a CDS encoding immunity 22 family protein, whose product MNTEVLDFWVGNFNSEDDFYNFVEEDENFYLEEDSDDIFVSKFAESQNTLWFDQDLIEYGFDDSNLGLFEKFADFSFAEDWLPVLVQRINEINLKFDINSLIFVSQGQIPKPSSIENDDFSLTYLGGIEFEY is encoded by the coding sequence ATGAATACAGAAGTACTAGATTTTTGGGTAGGAAATTTCAATAGCGAGGATGATTTTTACAATTTTGTAGAAGAGGACGAAAACTTTTATCTGGAGGAGGATTCTGATGATATTTTTGTTTCAAAATTTGCGGAGTCTCAAAATACCCTCTGGTTTGATCAGGATTTGATAGAATACGGTTTTGATGATTCTAATCTTGGTCTTTTTGAAAAGTTCGCAGATTTTTCTTTTGCTGAAGACTGGCTTCCTGTATTGGTTCAGAGGATCAATGAAATAAATCTTAAGTTTGATATTAATTCGTTAATCTTCGTAAGCCAGGGGCAAATTCCTAAACCTTCGTCCATAGAAAATGATGATTTTTCTCTGACCTACCTGGGCGGAATAGAATTTGAGTATTAA
- a CDS encoding YdeI/OmpD-associated family protein, whose protein sequence is MSPTFFPTPQEFRNWLEENHQHEKELLVGFFKVGTKKPSMTWSESVDQALCFGWIDGVRKSIDEESYSIRFTPRKPTSIWSAINIKKVEELTKAGLMSAAGLKAFKLRKEEKSAIYSHEKELAMLDLEFEKQFKANKKAWEFFNSQAPSYKKVMLHWIMSAKQEKTRLSRLERTIKESEKQKRIQ, encoded by the coding sequence ATGTCACCAACATTCTTCCCAACCCCACAAGAGTTCCGAAACTGGCTTGAGGAAAATCATCAACACGAAAAAGAACTTCTCGTTGGATTTTTCAAGGTCGGAACAAAGAAACCTTCTATGACCTGGTCCGAATCTGTAGATCAGGCTTTATGTTTTGGCTGGATAGACGGTGTGAGAAAATCGATTGATGAGGAAAGCTACAGCATCCGTTTCACTCCCCGAAAACCCACAAGTATCTGGAGTGCTATCAATATTAAAAAAGTCGAAGAACTCACAAAAGCAGGTCTAATGAGTGCGGCAGGCTTGAAAGCTTTCAAATTGAGAAAAGAGGAAAAATCAGCCATTTATTCTCATGAAAAAGAGCTGGCAATGCTCGATCTTGAATTTGAAAAGCAATTTAAAGCGAACAAAAAAGCGTGGGAATTCTTTAACAGCCAGGCTCCATCTTATAAAAAAGTAATGCTTCACTGGATTATGAGTGCCAAACAGGAGAAAACGAGGTTGTCGAGATTGGAGAGGACCATTAAGGAAAGTGAAAAACAAAAACGCATACAATAA
- a CDS encoding GLPGLI family protein has translation MKKTLAVFLLLLFTSVFSQTRRFIYELEIKLGGKEKKMNMVLDIDKEQVKFYDYKFLEMDSISKKTRQNWQANTQSDQLIIRKANSFDNQSFHDNMYDYFVINSTDKMNWKIGTETKKADQYTLQKATTNFGGREWTAWFSTEIPFQEGPYKFKGLPGLIFELSDANNDFKYKLVKNINIPETYSTVNFLETHYGNKPIPVSLKQYHKVKLDYYADPVKDMSNSLKNGGTVIISGEKITTQDQLDQKKKHLQNMIKQYYNPIEKDRAIPYPAT, from the coding sequence ATGAAAAAAACTTTAGCAGTATTTCTTTTACTGCTCTTCACCTCCGTGTTCTCACAGACCCGGAGATTTATTTACGAATTAGAAATAAAGCTCGGTGGCAAAGAGAAAAAAATGAATATGGTTCTCGACATTGATAAGGAGCAAGTAAAATTTTATGATTATAAATTTCTTGAAATGGATTCTATCAGTAAGAAAACCAGACAAAACTGGCAAGCCAATACACAAAGCGACCAGCTCATTATCCGAAAAGCCAATTCATTCGACAACCAGTCTTTTCATGATAATATGTACGACTATTTCGTCATTAACTCAACTGATAAGATGAATTGGAAAATCGGTACCGAAACCAAAAAAGCAGATCAATACACCCTACAGAAAGCAACCACAAATTTTGGAGGAAGAGAATGGACAGCATGGTTCTCTACAGAAATTCCTTTTCAGGAAGGGCCTTATAAATTTAAAGGATTACCGGGTCTTATTTTCGAACTCTCGGATGCCAATAATGATTTTAAATATAAGCTTGTAAAAAACATCAATATTCCGGAAACCTATTCTACAGTTAATTTCCTGGAAACTCATTACGGCAACAAGCCTATTCCAGTAAGCCTTAAACAATATCATAAAGTTAAACTTGATTATTATGCCGATCCTGTGAAAGATATGAGTAACAGCTTAAAAAACGGAGGGACCGTTATTATCTCAGGAGAAAAGATAACGACTCAGGATCAGCTTGATCAAAAAAAGAAACATCTTCAAAATATGATTAAGCAATATTATAATCCTATAGAAAAAGATAGGGCAATTCCTTATCCAGCCACTTAA
- a CDS encoding insulinase family protein: protein MTNGKYNETIHTDPNNYEYITISNDENKVRIYTLKNGLKVFLAQNFDAPRIQTYIPVRTGSNNDPSDNTGLAHYLEHMMFKGTSKIGTQNWEKESELLNQISDLYEQHKAESDPDKKKEIYKKIDEISQEASQYAIANEYDKAISSLGATGTNAHTWFDETVYKNNIPNNELEKWLKVEKERFSEIALRLFHTELESVYEEFNRAQDNDSRLVNYELMDALFPTHPNGQQTTLGKPEHLKNPSMKAIHKYFDEYYVPNNYAVVLVGDLDFEKTIQLIDQYFGAIPYRELPKKTPVTEKPITEIVKRTVKSPTTSRVQLAWRTQSYGTREAILADIVANILSNRGEAGLLDLNINQTQKLLWGQAFSVGLKEYGYFSIVAVPKETQTLDEAKELVLEQIELLKSGDFPDWMLPAIINDFKLQRMKTLETADGLATNLYDTYIKGRTWEQELNEMDEYAEFTKEDVVNFANEFFRENYVIVYKEKGINDRLIRVENPGITPVKINRENQSEFLQQILAEKTEDIKPEFIDYQKEIKTDVIKDKKISFVKNKYNDIAQVHFIFPFGSDHDRDLGISTQVLQYLGTDQFSPEDLKKEFFKIGVSNDFKTTNDQLLISLSGLEENIEKGIELLQHWMYKIKPDQEIYQQFVETVLENRAAVKKDKGRIMAALTNYTKLGALSRFTDVISEEELKNTDVEVFTDRMKNLFKFPYQIFFYGRNFENFMTYIGKYTENASLQISEPKQYPEPETMGNVYFTNYDMVQMEMSKVGRGNPVNIENFGKINVFNEYFGRGLSSIVFQEIRESKSLAYSAYVSYAPNSELNHPDYITTYIGTQPDKLQIAVDTMAELMSELPEVPSQFENARNAALKQIASTRITRTNIFFNTLRLKKLNIHYDFRKDIYHQIQKLSFEDLKQFYNKEIRPIHFNTAIIGKKENLNMEAVNKMGTFKEVSLKDIFGH, encoded by the coding sequence ATGACCAACGGAAAATACAACGAGACCATTCATACAGATCCAAATAATTACGAATATATTACAATTTCTAATGACGAAAATAAGGTAAGAATCTATACATTAAAGAATGGCTTAAAAGTTTTTTTAGCCCAGAATTTTGATGCACCAAGAATTCAGACCTATATTCCGGTGAGAACGGGAAGTAACAATGACCCTTCTGATAATACAGGATTAGCCCATTATCTTGAACACATGATGTTTAAAGGAACATCAAAGATTGGAACACAGAACTGGGAAAAGGAAAGTGAGTTATTAAATCAGATATCAGACTTATACGAGCAACACAAAGCTGAATCAGATCCCGATAAAAAGAAAGAAATCTATAAAAAAATAGATGAAATTTCTCAGGAAGCAAGCCAGTATGCGATTGCCAATGAATATGATAAGGCAATTTCATCATTGGGAGCAACAGGAACCAATGCGCATACCTGGTTTGATGAAACGGTATACAAGAACAACATCCCCAATAATGAGCTTGAAAAATGGCTGAAAGTTGAAAAAGAAAGATTCTCTGAAATCGCTTTGAGACTTTTCCACACTGAACTGGAATCTGTATATGAAGAATTTAACAGAGCTCAGGATAATGATTCGAGATTGGTGAATTATGAACTGATGGATGCGCTTTTTCCAACCCATCCGAACGGACAGCAGACAACACTGGGAAAACCGGAACACCTGAAAAATCCTTCTATGAAGGCAATTCATAAATATTTTGATGAATATTATGTGCCTAATAATTATGCGGTGGTTTTAGTCGGGGATTTAGATTTTGAAAAAACGATTCAGCTTATAGATCAGTATTTTGGAGCCATTCCTTACAGAGAGCTTCCGAAAAAAACTCCGGTTACTGAAAAACCGATTACAGAAATTGTAAAAAGAACGGTGAAAAGCCCGACTACATCCAGAGTACAGTTAGCCTGGAGAACACAAAGCTACGGAACCCGGGAAGCGATATTAGCGGATATTGTAGCCAATATTCTGAGTAATAGAGGAGAAGCCGGATTACTGGATTTGAATATTAATCAGACTCAAAAACTGCTTTGGGGGCAGGCTTTTTCTGTAGGATTAAAGGAATACGGATATTTTTCCATTGTTGCCGTTCCTAAAGAAACCCAGACTTTGGATGAAGCTAAAGAATTGGTTTTAGAGCAGATTGAATTATTGAAAAGCGGAGATTTTCCGGATTGGATGCTTCCTGCTATTATCAACGACTTTAAGCTGCAGAGAATGAAAACCCTGGAAACAGCAGACGGATTGGCAACTAATCTTTATGATACTTACATTAAAGGAAGAACCTGGGAACAGGAACTCAATGAAATGGATGAATATGCTGAGTTTACAAAAGAAGATGTAGTGAATTTTGCCAATGAATTCTTCAGGGAAAATTATGTAATTGTATATAAAGAAAAAGGAATTAATGACAGGTTAATCAGAGTTGAAAATCCAGGAATCACCCCTGTGAAAATCAACCGTGAAAATCAATCTGAATTTTTACAACAGATTCTGGCGGAAAAAACTGAAGATATAAAGCCTGAATTTATTGATTATCAGAAAGAAATTAAAACAGATGTAATTAAAGATAAAAAAATAAGTTTCGTTAAAAATAAATATAATGATATTGCCCAGGTTCATTTTATTTTTCCTTTTGGAAGCGATCATGACCGCGATTTGGGAATTTCTACTCAGGTTCTTCAGTATTTGGGAACTGATCAGTTTTCACCCGAAGATCTTAAAAAAGAATTTTTTAAAATCGGGGTTTCCAATGATTTTAAAACCACCAATGACCAGCTTTTAATTTCTTTAAGCGGGCTGGAGGAGAATATAGAAAAGGGGATTGAACTTCTTCAACATTGGATGTATAAGATAAAGCCTGATCAGGAAATTTATCAGCAGTTCGTAGAAACTGTTTTAGAGAACAGAGCGGCTGTAAAAAAAGATAAAGGCCGGATTATGGCGGCTTTAACAAATTATACAAAATTAGGGGCGCTCTCACGGTTTACAGATGTTATTTCTGAGGAAGAGCTTAAAAATACTGATGTTGAAGTATTCACTGATAGGATGAAAAATCTGTTTAAATTCCCTTATCAGATATTTTTCTACGGGAGAAATTTTGAAAACTTTATGACTTATATTGGTAAATATACGGAGAATGCAAGTCTTCAGATTTCGGAGCCGAAACAATATCCGGAACCGGAAACAATGGGAAATGTTTATTTTACCAACTATGATATGGTGCAGATGGAAATGAGCAAAGTGGGACGGGGAAATCCTGTAAATATTGAAAACTTTGGGAAAATCAACGTCTTTAATGAATATTTCGGTAGAGGATTATCGTCCATCGTGTTTCAGGAAATTCGTGAAAGTAAAAGCTTGGCATATTCTGCCTATGTTTCTTATGCTCCTAATTCAGAATTGAATCATCCAGATTATATCACAACCTATATTGGAACACAGCCAGATAAGTTACAGATTGCGGTAGATACCATGGCAGAATTGATGAGTGAGCTTCCTGAAGTTCCCAGCCAGTTTGAAAATGCCCGAAATGCGGCGTTAAAACAAATTGCTTCAACCAGAATTACAAGAACCAATATCTTTTTTAATACACTGAGACTGAAAAAACTGAATATTCACTATGATTTTAGAAAAGATATTTATCATCAGATTCAAAAGCTGAGTTTTGAAGATCTGAAACAGTTTTATAATAAAGAAATTAGACCCATTCATTTTAATACAGCCATTATCGGAAAAAAAGAAAATCTGAATATGGAAGCCGTAAATAAAATGGGAACCTTTAAAGAAGTAAGCCTGAAAGATATTTTTGGACATTAA